A single genomic interval of Helicoverpa armigera isolate CAAS_96S chromosome 22, ASM3070526v1, whole genome shotgun sequence harbors:
- the LOC110380465 gene encoding uncharacterized protein LOC110380465 has protein sequence MQVVTKVRLFRSPYTIFFITEDLSVLPDEQHYKSIGVKTGDCCELELDGEDEVKKKLKFRTNALFLQPFVKECVNSDVYRSKVVSHLNRLGGYPECGTVFLKLILEPPDTEIIDYAWNDRILRLIWTRVEIENAFSWLSTLGGAYSALGDYFDHCAEEAGRISLRQYRLSLMLGDEGLAARSRLYSALSQAQKGNLHISRNIVRNVAAFARETHDKRLMRMCQGVWAKLKYLRSLKHEAIDLQKDCDISNGKVSNAITN, from the exons ATGCAGGTGGTAACTAAAGTTCGTCTGTTTAGAAGTCCATATACCATCTTCTTTATTACTGAGGATCTGAGCGTGTTGCCTGATGAACAACATTACAAGTCCATTGGTGTGAAGACTGGAGACTGCTGTGAACTAGAGTTAGACGGCGAGGACGAGGTCAAAAAGAAGCTCAAGTTCAGAACAAATGCACTATTCCTACAGCCGTTTGTAAAGGAGTGTGTGAATTCTGATGTCTACAGATCGAAAGTAGTGTCACATTTGAATCGTCTGGGCGGATATCCGGAGTGTGGGActgtatttttgaaattgattcTAGAACCTCCAGATACAGAAATTATTGACTATGCTTG GAATGATAGAATTCTACGACTGATTTGGACAAGAGTTGAAATAGAGAATGCATTTTCATGGTTATCGACACTTGGTGGGGCTTATTCTGCTCTGGGAGACTACTTTGATCACTGT gcagAGGAAGCAGGAAGGATATCATTGAGGCAGTATAGACTATCTTTAATGCTTGGCGATGAAGGTTTAGCTGCTCGAAGCCGGCTCTACTCTGCTCTTTCCCAAGCTCAGAAGGGGAATCTGCACATATCTAGGAATATCGTCAGGAACGTAGCAGCGTTCGCCAGAGAAACTCATGATAAGCGCTTGATGCGAATGTGCCAAGGTGTTTGGGCCAAACTTAAGTACTTGAGGTCTCTGAAACACGAGGCAATTGACCTGCAAAAAGACTGTGATATAAGTAACGGAAAAGTATCAAATGCTATAACAAATTGA
- the LOC110380455 gene encoding uncharacterized protein LOC110380455 isoform X1 translates to MPIKGGGVFEDMYAVKLNDASGEMEKEIIKMKFVGNQDCEEFYYKAQLSYTKMNPVNPLCAVSEFATKPCVWDGGTALITRQTWGFWKLIGFAVRGPGCGAPTRFLNIHDFLPWINDVITRTPREDEETYAFGLRRISPIKLIMYKASVPMPKGTGNCVRKQRGGVIYKDSSEFLTNTNFVQGFFFLVVTHLADFTCAEINLDVRSRTNAAIWVEHNCHHDAMGLSLGEYRPMREKMTCFLYYKTSAYIEFRFYFSFKAVIEVALFGRENTAIMRLKPNPFKSSQHTTPWWPTPDGLKFNYWAPNNLWWYNL, encoded by the exons ATGCCAATCAAGGGTGGAGGAGTGTTCGAAGACATGTACGCAGTCAAATTGAATGATG CATCCGGAGAAATGGAAAAAgagataataaaaatgaaattcgtAGGAAATCAAGATTGTGAAGAGTTCTATTATAAAGCTCAG TTATCGTATACCAAAATGAACCCGGTGAATCCGCTGTGTGCTGTATCAGAATTCGCCACGAAGCCGTGCGTTTGGGATGGCGGTACCGCGCTCATCACCAGACAAACTTGGGGGTTTTGGAAGCTG ATTGGTTTCGCAGTCCGAGGCCCCGGGTGCGGGGCTCCAACAAGGTTCCTCAACATACATGACTTCCTTCCATGGATCAATGACGTCATTACCCGCACTCCAAGGGAAGATGAAGAAACATACGCATTTGGGTTGCGAAGAATTTCTCCCATCAAGTTGATCATGTATAAAG CGTCCGTGCCGATGCCCAAAGGGACTGGTAACTGCGTGAGGAAGCAAAGAGGAGGGGTGATCTACAAGGATAGCTCAGAGTTCCTAACCAATACGAACTTCGTGCAAGGATTCTTTTTT CTGGTGGTGACACACTTAGCCGACTTCACGTGCGCAGAGATCAATCTTGACGTCCGCTCACGGACTAACGCCGCGATCTGGGTGGAACACAACTGTCACCACGATGCCATGGGCTTGTCATTAGGCGAATATAGACCTATGAGGGAAAA AATGACATGCTTCTTATACTACAAGACATCGGCGTACATTGAGTTTCGCTTCTATTTCTCCTTCAAGGCCGTTATAGAG GTGGCTTTATTTGGCAGAGAGAACACGGCCATCATGCGGCTGAAACCGAACCCCTTCAAGTCTTCTCAACATACTACACCGTGGTGGCCTACTCCTGACGGCCTCAAGTTTAATTATTGGGCTCCTAACAACCTTTGGTGGTACAACTTGTGA
- the LOC110380455 gene encoding uncharacterized protein LOC110380455 isoform X2, which translates to MEKEIIKMKFVGNQDCEEFYYKAQLSYTKMNPVNPLCAVSEFATKPCVWDGGTALITRQTWGFWKLIGFAVRGPGCGAPTRFLNIHDFLPWINDVITRTPREDEETYAFGLRRISPIKLIMYKASVPMPKGTGNCVRKQRGGVIYKDSSEFLTNTNFVQGFFFLVVTHLADFTCAEINLDVRSRTNAAIWVEHNCHHDAMGLSLGEYRPMREKMTCFLYYKTSAYIEFRFYFSFKAVIEVALFGRENTAIMRLKPNPFKSSQHTTPWWPTPDGLKFNYWAPNNLWWYNL; encoded by the exons ATGGAAAAAgagataataaaaatgaaattcgtAGGAAATCAAGATTGTGAAGAGTTCTATTATAAAGCTCAG TTATCGTATACCAAAATGAACCCGGTGAATCCGCTGTGTGCTGTATCAGAATTCGCCACGAAGCCGTGCGTTTGGGATGGCGGTACCGCGCTCATCACCAGACAAACTTGGGGGTTTTGGAAGCTG ATTGGTTTCGCAGTCCGAGGCCCCGGGTGCGGGGCTCCAACAAGGTTCCTCAACATACATGACTTCCTTCCATGGATCAATGACGTCATTACCCGCACTCCAAGGGAAGATGAAGAAACATACGCATTTGGGTTGCGAAGAATTTCTCCCATCAAGTTGATCATGTATAAAG CGTCCGTGCCGATGCCCAAAGGGACTGGTAACTGCGTGAGGAAGCAAAGAGGAGGGGTGATCTACAAGGATAGCTCAGAGTTCCTAACCAATACGAACTTCGTGCAAGGATTCTTTTTT CTGGTGGTGACACACTTAGCCGACTTCACGTGCGCAGAGATCAATCTTGACGTCCGCTCACGGACTAACGCCGCGATCTGGGTGGAACACAACTGTCACCACGATGCCATGGGCTTGTCATTAGGCGAATATAGACCTATGAGGGAAAA AATGACATGCTTCTTATACTACAAGACATCGGCGTACATTGAGTTTCGCTTCTATTTCTCCTTCAAGGCCGTTATAGAG GTGGCTTTATTTGGCAGAGAGAACACGGCCATCATGCGGCTGAAACCGAACCCCTTCAAGTCTTCTCAACATACTACACCGTGGTGGCCTACTCCTGACGGCCTCAAGTTTAATTATTGGGCTCCTAACAACCTTTGGTGGTACAACTTGTGA